The following are from one region of the Bacillota bacterium genome:
- a CDS encoding HEPN domain-containing protein: MTGLTLGGSYLIKAEKRLKALDVLLAEEDYSDVVREAQEIVELALKGMLRHIGVEPPKQHDVGSLLLEHAVRFPNDVKSQLRRLADISKWLRKEREFAFYGDVDFIPTDEYTKEDAERAREDARFAVAIARKAMSA; encoded by the coding sequence ATGACCGGCCTGACTCTCGGAGGAAGCTACCTGATCAAGGCTGAAAAACGCCTTAAGGCCCTCGATGTGTTACTTGCGGAGGAAGACTATTCAGATGTAGTCCGCGAAGCTCAGGAGATAGTTGAACTAGCCTTGAAGGGAATGCTGAGACATATCGGCGTTGAACCTCCCAAACAACACGATGTGGGCAGCTTACTGCTGGAACATGCGGTAAGGTTTCCGAATGACGTCAAATCTCAGCTCCGGCGACTTGCCGATATTTCAAAATGGCTGCGCAAGGAGAGGGAATTTGCCTTCTATGGTGATGTAGATTTCATCCCAACTGATGAATATACCAAGGAAGATGCCGAAAGGGCGCGCGAAGACGCGAGGTTTGCGGTGGCGATTGCACGGAAGGCAATGTCGGCATGA